DNA from Clarias gariepinus isolate MV-2021 ecotype Netherlands chromosome 8, CGAR_prim_01v2, whole genome shotgun sequence:
gaatttatttaaagtggcttgtATTTGTAATTTGATGACCACAGAGTGTaattgtgcagtggccacttgTGTAAACGGATGTCCtgaatgtccagagtgagtgtaaaaaccatatgtgtgggtcggtactgtgtggtgtactgattaagaaaCCGTATTggctgtgggaagaagctcctcctcagtctctctgtgttgaccttcagggagcggaatcgctttcctgacctcaacagagagaacagtccattgttggggtggctgaggtccttcacgatcttcctggccttggtccagcaccgcctgctgtagatcgagtgcaggtcagggagctcggtgcggatgatgcgctctgCTTGCCACACaacaaataatgaataaatggagaaataaaataagttatttatttgtgcGATGTTTAATAGCACTACCAAGTGTCCATTGTCCAGATTTCTTGTGCCGCCCCTCAATGCCATGTGAAAGTTTTATGTAAAACttttgctgctgtttttgtttctgttcaAGTCTCACAACATGACTCTGTACGTGTACTTTGcaaagtgacaataaaatttaatcgAATCTAATCTAAACCGACTTGAAAATCTGTAATTCGGACCGTCACGGTGTCGCCCCCTAGTGGACCAGTGGAAAGAAACCAGGTTGGGATTTCTCTAACCTACAAAAGTATTAACTAGAATCACATCTGaatttttatgtactgtaatttgaTTGGCTCCTCATGGTCACATGGTCAGGAATCGCAGCTTCATGTTCGATGCACGGTACCGCTaaagctcactcactcactcactcactcactcgtagTCCATACCGCTTTTAACCCTCCGTCGTGGAGCATTTAACCCGTCTGGGgtctgtcccaggagacttggggcacaagatTGGCAcgggttgccaatccatcgcagggcacacacacatgcaaactaCGGGCGATTgtggaacaccagttagcctaatctgcatgtctttggactgtgagaggaaaccggagtatcctgaggaaacccaccaagcacggggagaacatgcaaacttaaagCAACAAACCATTGAGGAGATTTTAGTATTTTTCCTGTTTGGTGGTCTTGGTGCCATGTGTCTTGGCGTGCCACAGACAAAATATTTGTTAAACCCACATGTCAGCTGGTTTTATGGGGATGAATATATGCGCAAGAAATGAGTGAAAATTCAACCTGGCGATGGAACTAGAATGACTACAAAATTGATATTCACCTGTATATATGTTTAGCAAGAAGATGAATCAGTGCTTGGCCCCTAATAATATCGTCTCATCCCCGTTTGCAGTAAATAaggagagtagtaaaggggaatGACCCGGGATTGCCCCTTGCTGGAAAGTAACAGGGGTCCTTTCTTATACTGTCATATGTTCCATGTAAGCACTGAGTCAACTAGATAAATAATGGAAAGCATTCAGTCAGAAATGACttgcagtgtgagtgtgtgtgtgtgtgtgagtaattatttaaaacattggtTTTTGGTGTTATAAGTCAGTAGGGCAGGACATTTATTTCTCACCCGGATTAAATCATCCCACTTGGGTTTATTATGCCATTGGTTTGGGTGGGTGAGTCAACAGCATATGCTATTACATATTCTTCCAtgacaaattatttattcatttattcattcatcataCGAGACCCTCCTGTGGCTCATTGTAAAGTGTTAAAAAGAGAATCATGTGTAACACATCTGTgtgactgtttttttaattttttgatttatttttttagatctgGACCACACAGCGGATGTCCAGTAAGTGAACGCTTCCTTGCTGTTAGTTTCTGGAAAGTATTACGACTCGAATAACGATATTTATCAAAATATGGGTTTGCCAAGAGTCTggattgtaatatttaataacacagAAACAGgtcaataatattttaatttaatgtcaaTCATAATTGAAATTGgttatttataaaagtaaaaaaaggagaaaagctAATTGGCTTTGTGAATACACAAACCTGTGCGATACAAAATGtttacaaggggcgttcaagtcaaaccgggacttttaattgcaTAGAATACCAGAGCTCAATTATAAGtttaaaacttcctttatttctctatataatcccctgatacaccaATGCACTTATTTCAGCATTTTACTAGTGTTTGAATACCGTCAAGGTacagttaagtttttttttccccctgattttctccctaattaaaTAGTCGTTAGTCATCACATTAAGACTCTCCTGATTGGCGGTACAGCCGTGATTAACGTGAGAGCATTCCACCGCACTGAGAGAGTTCTTAAGACGAAATTTCATATtgcaaaacgcattttcccaaaggaaataatgtaaatgcagataatgtGTTCTAACCACCCAATCAAAATTTTACTaatattataaatttacaaacctataatcatatttttgcatataaaaacaataaaaacatttagaaaagacatgtaaatgataaagtatgaaataagtagacattaaacctcactttaaccttaatttatgatttctcttgAAGTCTCCTCAGTGTGACGACCTCATTCACCAGGAATGTTAtctcaagtcccggtttgagcCGAACGTCCCAGATACTAATCTTGTGGGGGACTAATCTTGTGTTTGCCTTATGatgtttgtttcctttttttgggcTAATACTTAAGTTTGCCTTTAAGAACCTTGCCTAATATGAAGTTTTGTCTGCGTATTCATGTGTTCAGGTTGCATTCCTGGGGTGACTCACTGGAAGAAGCCTTCGAGCAGAGTGCAATGGCCATGTTTGGCTACATGACTGACACGGAGACGGTCGAACCGATTGACACAATAGAAGTTGAATCAGAGggtgagaaagtgtgtgtgtgtggggggggaccGGGGGTGCGCGCGCGAGTGTGTGAGTACCTTCTCTTGTTTTTCAGTACGCTCTTCTCTCACATATTGTTCACTACCACCATGGGAGAAGAGTGTGAAGTAAAAGGTGTATCCTCCGCGAGCACAATACACTGCACCTGATCAAATTATATACAGAGATAAAGTACATCATGGTACAATATCGAACTGTTAATCTGTTTctccaatttaaaaaaaggattggGATTTAAGATCTTAGATGGATGCAGGGTAAGATCAGTGTGTAATCGGCTAAAACAATTTCTCATTAaggcaattatctaatcaaccaatcacatggcagttgcttcaatgcatttaggggtgtggtcctggtcaagacaatctcctgaactccaaactgaatgtcagaatgggaaagaaaggtgatttaagtaattttgagcgtggcatggttgttgggccggtctgagtatttcacaatctgctcagttactgggattttcacgcgcaaccatttctagggtttacaaagaatggtgtgaaaagggaaaaacatccagtatgcagcagtcctgtgggcgaaaatgccttgttgatgctagaggtcagaggagaatgggccgactgattcaagctgatagaagagcaactttgactgaaataaccactcgttacaaccgaggtatgcagcaaagcatttgtgaagccacaacacgcacaaccttgaggcggatgggctacaacaacagaagaccccaccgggtaccactcatctccactacaaataggaaaaagaggctacaatttgcacaagctcaccaaaattggacagttgaagactggataAATGTtccctggtctgatgagtctcgatttctgttgagacattcaaatggtagaaacagaatttggtgtaaacagaatgagaacatggatccataatgccttgttaccactgtgcaggctgttggtggtggtgtaatagtgtgggggatgttttcttggcacactttaggccccttagtgccaattgggcatcgtttaaatgccacgggctacctgagcactgtttctgaccatgtccatccctttatgaccaccatttacccatcctctgatggttacttccagcaggataatgcaccatgtcacaaagcttgaatcattttaaattggtttcttgaacatgacaatgagttcactgtactaaagtACAGTCACcagagtcaccagatctcaacccaatagagcatctttgggatgtggtggaacgggagctccctgctctggatgtgcatcccacaaatctccatcaactgcaagatgctatcctatcaatatgggccaacatttttaaagaatgctttcagcgccttgttgaatcaatgccacatagaatgaAGGCAGTTTTGCAAGTGAAAGGGGGGTCAAACctcgtattagtatggtgttcctaataatcctataggtgagtgtgtgtatgtatatatatatatatatatatatatatatatatatatatatatatatatatatatatatatatatatataagccacTTGTGACAAACACATCTTCAGAGTTGGTATACAGGGGTGAAATATGTTCTGGATATGAATTTGAAGTTTTGCTCATGCACAGGGATTAAAGTTGATTTGTAAAAACCTCCTCACATACAGAGAGCCATTTATCATCAGTAAATGATCGGCCCATACCCTTTCCCCAAACCTTTCTTAGAGGATTCAAAGAGGAAGAAGTTTCTGGTAAAAGGAAGCTACACACATAAGAAATCTGACCCATCAACGTCCCTGGGACAAGGAGACGATTCTCAATATCAGACAGTTCCAAGCGGATTTTGCCCTGTCTCATTTCagatgaaataatgaaataaaatgaagtagctggaaaaaaatgtgaaaaaaaatctgttctaGGAAGTTGATAATCCAGTGTTTTGAAAGGTTTAACATAACATTATCTGTTATTAAACTGGCTAAATTAAAAATACCCTTTTCTACCCGGATCCAAAGATCGCTAGCTAACGAAGCAGGGAGGTCAGGTTTCAAAATGATTGGGGATTGCATGGGAGATAAGCTAAAGGGatctttaataacaaaaaaatttgaacTGTTGGCCAGATCtccttaaaatttatttataaatggaaGAGATGTTCATGTTCCCATGCCACACGCACAGGATTCCATACAGTCCCACAGGAAGTCTGTATCAGTCGATAACCATCTAAGCATTTGTTTGATCTGAGCAGCCCAAAAATAAAGCTGTATAATAGACAAAGGTCCGCCTTCACCTGCCTTTGGCTTGAGAAGAAAAGTGAATTTAATTctgggttttttattattttatctaaaCTTACTAATGGCTGCATTcagatccttaaaaaaaataagattcaAATAACAGGGTATTCCCTGAAATAAATAAGGTGACCGGGGAAAcacattcattttaataatggtaattcttacaaaaaaaaaaaaaaaatttggcaaAGAGGAACACCTTTTCATATCCTGCTTACGTTTTGTCATTAAAGGTAATTAGTTCTTAGAGAACAAATCCTTTAAATCAGAGGTTATGTTAATGCCCAAATAAAGAAACACAGACGTCGTCTACATATAATGATATGCAGTGCTCCATCCCACCTGCCTTCACCCCCTGGATGCCTTTATGCATAAGGATCCTTTCTGCCAAGGGTTCGTTAAACAGGAGTGGCGACAGCCCTGACAGCAGGCTCTATGAATTAGAAATTTCCCCGATAATAAGCCAttagtgttttatatataatataatatttaaaacaaaaacctcCACTCGATCCcgtcaaacgttttttttttgggcatcCAGAGGTATTATTGCAGCTGGTCGCCATCTGTATTCAACCGATGTATTATATTCAGGGTACAGCGCACGTTGTCTGAACTGTAACGGGATTCAAGAAATTCAACATTGGTCACTTGCATGAACTTCAGAAGTAGTTTATTTAGCAccaacattttctgtattatatgtataacatcaaaaataaataccaTCAACCCAGTGTTTTTTTCTGAATCTGATAttatctggatttttttcagcAAAGGAAGGGTGGATtcatatgtaataaaaatattattataaggaAGCAGTGAAGATATCCCAGACTTGCACGGGTTACTCCCACTTACAGAGAGATTATTTCTGTCCATAGCTggacgttttttgttttttttttcaaattaactACCTGCACCAACGGCAAGATACAGAAATAATTTGAGATTTATATCCCTGAGAACATTACCCAGGGATGACATGAGGAATCAATTTGAATTAAGGTCTTATCTGAATAAACAGGGAGTATTTAAGTCACATTGCTGAAATAATGATCAGCAGATGATCTTATTTGGAGTCACAAGGACACTTGTTGACAAGAAAGCTGATGCAGTACGTACGCACTATATCGAGGCTTCATTTCAGAGGAAAGAATACGTACATGCAAGACGGCGTATAAACTGCGTCAATATTGATTTAAAGTTTGCCCTGAAAACACAAATGTCTCCCTGTGGATTTGTACAGTTACATATTTTCACATGAACATAAGTCTCATTTCCTTCCAGTTATATTAACTGCATAGTGTGTTTCATGGCTTTGAGTCCGACAACGCTgaataaaataactttattcTTCACTGGGAGTTTTGGTATGAAGTCTTTTTTCGTTTTCAGTAAGTCGGTAAGAAGTATGAAatagaacatttattttttaaaataaaaaaaagctttgcttTGGATGTTTTGAGTTCATAATTCCAGGGAAAACGCCCGTTTCTAAACTGATTAATTGAATGCATGACATTTCCTCTACCTCtactttatgattttttttttttccatcggAATGCTTTAACTCGTCTTTTTAAGTCTGTTCACTGTCAACCTCTTTCTGACTGCAAAAAACAGATCTGCTGAAATAGTAACTTCTTTGCattcatgttctctctctctctcatacacacacacacatgcacacacacacacctctagtTTCTTTTAATCTCTGAGCCAAGCTAGATGGATTTCCTCTCGCCCATGCTTTACGGCTGGAGAGGATGCTTCACCCATGATGGTGAACAAACATTTCTGGTCAGTGTTTTTATTACGGGTATAAGAGATTATTTAGAAATCTGGGTAAAACAGATAAGTCATATATCGACAAATACGCAAGCTGACGCTAGGAGCTAACCTTAGTTACAGCAGCTTACCGAAGAGAAGTTCTTTAGTATACACACCTGAAGATAAGACCTGGCCTTAGTTTGGAGACGAGAATTTCTAGATAAGAAGTAGAGTGCTGAATGTTGTATCTAAAAACAcacttgggtgtgtgtgtgtgtgtgtgtgtgtgtgtgtgtgtgtttagtcagGCACGGGCTGAGCAAGCAGACTTTACTCTTTCAGCATGTGGCCTCCCAACACATTCCTTGTGCCAGACAgcgttgtgtttatttaaaacttgGTCTGTGAGGCATATCCTGGTAAATCCTGATCCAGTTAGAGCTTAACAATAACCCTTCTCTCTGTGTTGGGACAGGTGATGATCTGGAATCgcttctttttcactttctagATGACTGGCTCTTCAAGTTCAGCGCTGATGTCTTTTTCATACCTCgggtatttcacacacacatggcatATTAAGATCATGTATCCTAATGCTCACTTTTTACagtatagtggaaccttggattgcgagtttTGATaaaaattcttttcaaaggtaaagtgcaggttaatttgttttatttttactttacagcagtgaaaGTTTATTTTCCTTACGCGTATCATTTAAAAGGGTCACACATATACCCAGCACTTGCACACAcaaaacggaaacactgttctgtctggatttatttgtactttttaaagtacaaataatactaatacttaaatagtataattttactcaataatttttttttttaacatttatattttgtatccattatttttatatgaatattttcgTGTTGTAGAACGAATCGTctgacttttcattatttctcatttgggaaattcactttgatatacatgAGTTTTGATGTACAAGCACGCtcccagaacaaattatgcttgcaatccaaggttccactgtatatgtctACAAGGAAAAACACTGTCAATCAAATCAatgagggtttttatttaaagaaaagtatttaaaataaaagttagaCATCTTTTACAGATAATATGAGCAGTGAGTAAAAATATACGGAAAGACAGGATTGGAACCTTAAGGTGTCAGGGTGGAGGgtcttgtacctccagggtagAGGGTTTGAGATCACAGTCCTGACAGAGCCTGGGGTCTGTGTACGTGGAGTTTTcatggtgcttggtgggtttcctctgggtgctcctatttcctcccacagtacaaagacacaCCAATTACTCTTTCCAAATTTATCatagtgtgtacagtaagtgtgtgtgtgtttgtgtgccctgctatggaCTCACTCCCCTTGTTCCTCGATTTGTCCTGAATATGCACCAAGCCTCGCATCCTCCCATGGCTCTGtacaggatatatatatatatataagggttTAAGACTCTTTCAAATTatttctgtgtatatatatatatataattggtctaacccttttatttattcatctgcaGGAAGTTAAAGTGCTGCACTTTGACAGGACACGCTTCAAAATTTGCTCCGTCGGGTGAGTTCACGCGTGCATGTACAGAAAGACTGAGGTTTTTGTGGCATAACTCCCTGTAAAAGAAGGCGTGATTGTTAAATCCCTCTCCCCCACACAATGAGGTCTTTTGATTTTGAGCAGAACAGCTCGGACAGGCTACTGTTCAGTgttagccaatgttttttttcattttgtacggtactgtatgtacagtccTGGTAGAAAGTTTTAAGAgccttataatttttttcttattttgttatttttcacaCTCGTCTTAAAATGGAttcagatcttttttttccacacacaatgataaaaaagttaaaacaggtgtttgtttctttttttttttttggttaattaaaaaattaaggttGAGGTTTTGTGCCTCCTACTTCTGTCAGTGGTCCTTGAGGTTCTTCTTGAATGGACTGAACCTGTGCCTAACTGACTTTAAtggacattatttaaaaaaaggcacatACCTGTCTTTATGAGGTCTCACTGTATGGATGCTGTATGTCAGAGTGAAAAAACGAATCCATGAGGTCGAGGGATTTATCTGTAGACTCACAAGACACAGACCTGaagaaggataaaaaaaaacaaaacattcagGAGCAGGATAGCCTTTATCATTCTCAAATGGAAGAGATTTGAAACTACTAACAGTCTTTGCAGATAAACCGAGTAGTCAGGGGTGAAGGGCCTTGGACAGAGTGGTCAAATGGGACACTATAAATGAGATCCTGAGTTCAGACTTACAGAAGGACAGCCATCCCTGCAGCTCCACCAATCAGACTTCTTTGGTACAGGTCCCAGACAGAATACTTTACATTCCTCATTGAAAACACACAATAGCCGACTGAAAGTTTTGCCAAAAAGCACGTGGAGCACTCTCAGATTGTGAGaaacataatattataaaaaaaaaaatatatatatatatatatatatatatatatatatatatatatatatataaaggttatCCTAAGTAAACATTTTCTCCAGACTGCTTAGAATCTCAGGCTGGGATTTTACAGAAGGTTTACAGTTCACCAAGACCATGATGCCAAGAAATCACAGGGGTGGATTCATTGTAACTCTGAGGTCTGGACCTGATCTCAATAGAGCGTCGGGAGAGAGACCTGAAATTGGGCCTGTACTGACCCTGCCTGTTCAACCTGACTGAGCTTGAATGATTCTGCCAAGAAAAAACTTTCCAAAAGAAAGatgtgccaagcttgtggcaTCATCCACAAACAGACTTGAGTCATTACTGCCAAAGATGCTTTAACAAAGTATGAAAGTGATGGATACTTACATAAATGGGATATTTCaggttatttatatatttggtgACAAAGAGTGAAACGGTCATACAGTACTTCTTCCCGCTCACAGAATCGTAATgaattatatgtttataaaaataatttattgctGGAAGGGAGTATGACAGGAGACCAGtaccattcttttttttagagattttataaGGATAATGGTCCCTTCTGACACTAATAGGAAATTGGACAGTTTGGCTtgagaaaacactaaattagaagagttattacttatttagtcatttaaaaTGCTCTGACACAAATCCAGATTGGAAGCATGAGTTCCAACAGCAATCCTGTCTAttctgaagagaaaaaaaagaaaagagatgaGCTGTACCAGTAACATTTCCTCATTTCCTCAAATCTGTTTCTTGTTCTatctcatattttttattattattattattattattattattgtattaggATATGtcgtagaacaaaagttattgtTACCTTTATAAAGGATAAATTTGACAATGACTTTTGTTCTATGACATATCCTAAAACCCAATAGAGAGTATAGAGAGACCTAtcgtctttttttttagcataaaaTAGCCAATATGATGAATCGAATTGAATTATAATTTATCATATTGCCTAttttatgctaaaaaaaagaGGATAGGTCTCTCTATACTGCATAATCCTGAGCCCTGTGTATGTTTATTAAGAAACAGCgaaacaaataatggctaaaatgatCTGAGTTTTAAGGGCTACAGTTCCTAATTAGTATATGGTTTCGATGACGATCACATTTTAGAGGAAATTACATTTCCCACTTCTAGTTGTTTAAACCTCATTGAGTCCTGCTATTGATTAATAGATTGTTAAAAAGCAGtccaaaggcttttttttttttttttttaagattaattaTAATCATGGTTATTTTGAAACAGGAGATGCTCTTAGAAGATGCTCAAaaaaagctgtggcaattatagaggtataaagctaatgagccagacaatgaagctgtgggaaagaatagtggaagctaggttaagggcagaggtgagcatttg
Protein-coding regions in this window:
- the zbtb8os gene encoding protein archease, translating into MNDRELDLTAAQKAIKAKYPAINKKYEYLDHTADVQLHSWGDSLEEAFEQSAMAMFGYMTDTETVEPIDTIEVESEGDDLESLLFHFLDDWLFKFSADVFFIPREVKVLHFDRTRFKICSVGWGEEFNLAKHPQGTEVKAITYSAMQIHDKEKPEIFVIIDI